From a region of the Synechococcus sp. RS9916 genome:
- the glpX gene encoding class II fructose-bisphosphatase produces the protein MDQTLIQEILEIVEQAAIASASLSGKGLKDEADALAVDAMRKRMNQIQMQGRIVIGEGERDEAPMLYIGEEVGTGTGPGVDFAVDPCEGTNLCAFNQRGSMAVLAASDRGGLFNAPDFYMKKLAAPPAAKGKVDIRKSATENIKILSECLGLPVDELNIVVMDRARHKDLIAEIRATGARIQPISDGDVQAAIACGFAGTGTHCLMGIGAAPEGVISAAAMRALGGHFQGQLVYDPAIAQTSEWADMTKEGNLARLAEMGIADPDKVYEAEELACGEHVCFAGSGITDGLLFNGVKFEKDCTRTSSLVISNLDNTCRFTNTVHIKDGAQSIALS, from the coding sequence GTGGATCAGACCCTCATTCAGGAAATTCTCGAGATCGTCGAGCAGGCCGCCATCGCTTCCGCTTCGCTCTCCGGCAAAGGCCTGAAAGATGAAGCGGATGCATTGGCTGTCGATGCCATGCGCAAGCGCATGAATCAAATTCAGATGCAGGGCCGCATCGTGATCGGTGAGGGGGAACGTGACGAAGCCCCCATGCTTTACATCGGAGAAGAGGTCGGCACTGGCACTGGCCCTGGCGTTGATTTCGCCGTTGACCCTTGCGAAGGCACCAACCTCTGCGCGTTCAACCAGCGCGGCTCCATGGCTGTCCTCGCCGCTTCCGACCGTGGTGGTCTGTTCAACGCCCCCGACTTCTACATGAAGAAGCTGGCTGCTCCTCCGGCCGCCAAGGGCAAGGTGGACATCCGCAAGTCGGCCACTGAGAACATCAAGATCCTCAGCGAGTGCCTGGGTCTTCCCGTCGACGAGCTGAACATCGTTGTGATGGACCGTGCTCGTCACAAGGATCTGATCGCTGAAATCCGTGCCACCGGTGCTCGCATCCAGCCCATCTCCGATGGTGATGTGCAGGCCGCCATCGCCTGCGGTTTCGCCGGCACCGGAACCCACTGCCTGATGGGCATCGGCGCCGCTCCTGAGGGTGTGATCTCCGCTGCGGCCATGCGTGCTCTTGGCGGCCACTTCCAAGGTCAGCTGGTCTACGACCCTGCCATTGCTCAGACCTCCGAATGGGCTGACATGACCAAAGAGGGCAACCTGGCGCGTCTTGCTGAGATGGGCATCGCCGATCCCGACAAGGTCTATGAAGCTGAGGAGCTGGCCTGCGGCGAGCATGTTTGTTTCGCTGGCAGCGGCATCACCGATGGCCTGCTCTTCAACGGCGTTAAGTTCGAAAAGGACTGCACCCGCACGAGCAGCCTGGTGATCAGCAACCTCGACAACACCTGCCGCTTCACCAACACCGTGCACATCAAGGACGGCGCCCAGAGCATCGCTCTGAGCTGA
- a CDS encoding AbrB family transcriptional regulator: MLTGSELLAKVKDLGDVSKTDLATACGYVSEKKDGSQRVNFTAFYEALLNAKGIDLGTGSAGVGKGGRKLSYIAKVQGNGNLLIGKAYTAMLDLQPGDEFDIKLGRKQIRLIPVGGSEEDE; this comes from the coding sequence ATGCTGACCGGAAGCGAACTGCTCGCCAAAGTGAAGGATCTTGGCGATGTCTCCAAGACCGATCTTGCGACTGCCTGCGGCTATGTCTCGGAAAAGAAAGATGGTAGTCAGAGGGTGAATTTCACCGCTTTCTACGAAGCTCTGCTGAACGCCAAGGGCATCGACCTCGGAACGGGCAGTGCTGGTGTTGGTAAGGGGGGACGTAAACTCAGCTACATCGCCAAGGTTCAAGGCAACGGCAACCTTCTGATTGGCAAGGCTTACACCGCAATGCTCGATCTCCAGCCTGGTGACGAGTTCGACATCAAGCTTGGTCGCAAGCAAATCCGGTTGATCCCCGTTGGTGGCAGTGAAGAGGACGAGTGA
- a CDS encoding glucose-1-phosphate adenylyltransferase has protein sequence MKRVLAIILGGGAGTRLYPLTKMRAKPAVPLAGKYRLIDIPISNCINSSITKMYVLTQFNSASLNRHLSQTYDLSAGFGQGFVEVLAAQQTPESPSWFEGTADAVRKYQWLFQEWDVDEYLILSGDQLYRMDYSLFVEHHRKSGADLTVAALPVDPQQAEAFGLMRTDEHGTIQEFREKPKGDSLKEMAVDTSRFGLSPESAQSKPYLASMGIYVFSRKALFDLLNDHPTYKDFGKEVIPEALSKGMSLKSYVFDDYWEDIGTIGAFYEANLALTQQPKPPFSFYDEDFPIYTRPRYLPPSKVGDSQIIDSIIGEGSIIKSCSVNHCVLGIRSRIENSVVVQDSLVMGSDFYESTQEREELRRNGGIPLGVGEGSTVKRAILDKNTRIGRNVTIINKDNVEEADRPELGFYIRNGIVVVCKNATIPDGMVI, from the coding sequence ATGAAGCGCGTTCTGGCAATCATTCTTGGTGGAGGTGCGGGTACGCGCTTGTATCCACTCACCAAAATGAGGGCCAAGCCAGCTGTGCCTCTCGCTGGCAAATACCGCCTGATTGATATTCCGATTAGCAACTGCATCAACTCCAGCATCACCAAGATGTACGTGTTGACGCAGTTCAACAGCGCTTCTCTTAATCGTCACCTGTCTCAGACCTACGACCTGAGTGCGGGCTTTGGTCAAGGCTTTGTTGAAGTGCTGGCTGCGCAGCAGACTCCTGAGAGTCCTTCCTGGTTTGAAGGCACTGCTGATGCAGTCCGCAAATATCAGTGGCTTTTCCAGGAGTGGGATGTTGATGAGTACCTGATCCTTTCCGGTGACCAGCTTTACCGGATGGATTACAGCTTGTTTGTTGAGCACCACCGCAAATCAGGCGCCGATCTCACGGTCGCCGCGTTGCCTGTGGATCCTCAGCAGGCAGAGGCATTTGGTCTGATGCGCACCGATGAGCATGGAACAATCCAAGAGTTCCGTGAGAAACCCAAGGGTGATTCACTGAAAGAGATGGCGGTGGATACCTCCCGCTTTGGCCTGTCTCCCGAGTCAGCTCAGTCCAAGCCCTACCTGGCTTCGATGGGGATCTATGTGTTTAGCCGCAAGGCGCTTTTTGATCTTCTAAACGATCACCCCACTTACAAGGATTTCGGTAAAGAGGTGATCCCTGAGGCGCTCTCCAAGGGCATGAGCTTGAAGAGCTATGTCTTTGACGACTATTGGGAGGATATCGGAACGATTGGCGCTTTTTATGAGGCCAATCTGGCACTCACCCAGCAGCCCAAGCCTCCCTTCAGCTTCTACGACGAAGATTTCCCGATTTACACCCGTCCCCGTTATCTGCCGCCAAGCAAGGTTGGTGATTCTCAGATTATTGACTCCATCATTGGTGAGGGTTCAATTATCAAATCCTGCAGTGTGAATCACTGCGTGCTTGGGATTCGTAGTCGGATCGAAAACAGCGTTGTTGTGCAGGACTCCCTGGTGATGGGTTCCGACTTCTATGAATCCACGCAGGAGCGAGAGGAATTGCGTCGCAACGGCGGTATCCCTCTGGGTGTTGGTGAGGGCTCCACTGTTAAGCGAGCAATTCTCGATAAAAACACCAGGATCGGCCGCAACGTCACGATCATCAACAAGGACAACGTGGAGGAAGCCGACCGTCCAGAACTCGGTTTTTATATCCGCAATGGCATCGTTGTGGTCTGCAAGAACGCCACCATTCCTGATGGCATGGTGATCTAA
- a CDS encoding Nif11-like leader peptide family natural product precursor, which yields MVMTTPLATVVHFASSVMSDEQLKAFLDKAQVDARLRQKLQLASDADAVIALAVEAGFATSLEQLNRPHSVRTELPDDLLEGVAAGVSRDRWQPGF from the coding sequence ATGGTCATGACAACACCTTTGGCAACAGTTGTTCATTTTGCATCTTCGGTGATGTCAGACGAGCAACTCAAAGCTTTTCTTGACAAGGCCCAAGTCGATGCACGCCTTCGGCAGAAGCTCCAATTAGCGAGCGATGCGGATGCTGTGATCGCACTTGCTGTCGAAGCGGGCTTTGCGACTTCACTTGAACAGCTCAACAGGCCTCATTCAGTCCGTACGGAGCTTCCAGATGACTTGCTGGAAGGTGTTGCTGCTGGTGTCTCACGCGATCGTTGGCAACCCGGGTTCTAG
- the rpe gene encoding ribulose-phosphate 3-epimerase, whose translation MSTKPLVISPSILSADFARLGEEVKAVDQAGADWIHVDVMDGRFVPNITIGPLIVEALRPVTQKPLDVHLMIVEPEKYVPDFAKAGADIISVQVEACPHLHRNLAQIKDLGKMAGAVLNPSTPIDTLEYCLELCDLVLIMSVNPGFGGQSFIENQVQKIRDLRRMCDEKGLDPWIEVDGGIKGANAWKVIEAGANAIVSGSGVFNQPDYAAAIQGIRDSKRS comes from the coding sequence ATGAGCACCAAGCCACTGGTGATCTCTCCATCCATCCTCTCTGCCGACTTCGCCCGACTCGGAGAAGAGGTTAAAGCGGTGGACCAGGCCGGTGCTGACTGGATTCACGTCGACGTGATGGACGGCCGCTTCGTGCCCAACATCACCATTGGTCCTCTGATCGTCGAAGCTCTGCGTCCTGTGACGCAGAAGCCACTCGACGTGCATCTGATGATCGTTGAGCCCGAGAAATACGTCCCCGACTTCGCCAAGGCCGGCGCCGACATTATTTCCGTTCAGGTCGAAGCGTGCCCCCACCTGCACCGCAACCTGGCTCAGATCAAGGACCTCGGGAAAATGGCTGGTGCCGTGCTGAATCCCAGCACTCCCATTGACACCTTGGAGTACTGCCTTGAGCTGTGCGACCTGGTGCTGATCATGAGCGTGAACCCTGGCTTCGGCGGCCAGAGCTTCATCGAGAACCAGGTGCAGAAGATTCGTGATCTGCGCCGTATGTGCGACGAAAAGGGGCTTGACCCCTGGATCGAGGTGGACGGCGGCATCAAGGGCGCCAATGCCTGGAAAGTGATCGAAGCCGGTGCTAACGCCATCGTGAGCGGTTCAGGCGTGTTCAACCAGCCTGACTATGCCGCTGCAATCCAGGGCATCCGCGACAGCAAGCGCAGCTGA
- a CDS encoding glutamyl-tRNA reductase yields the protein MHIAVVGLSHRTAPVEVREKLSIPEQSMETSLQALRGHEQVLEASILSTCNRLEIYTLVRHPDLGISAVRDFLSGHSGLATDDLSPHLFAFHHHEAVDHLLKVSAGLDSLVLGEGQILSQVKKMMRIGQEHKSIGPILNRLLTQAVSTGKRVRSETNLSTGAVSVSSAAVELAQLKLGQSRGLDELVSLESEQVAVVGAGRMSRLLLQHLQAKGCSGVVLLNRTRERALGLAADFPGLPVQCRTLEDLDHCLSTCSLVFTSTAAEDPIIDAARLNQLNRRSSLRLIDIGVPRNIAADVKGISGVEAHDVDDLQEVVARNQEARQKVAREAQGLLDEESRLFLEWWDSLEAVPTINRLRASLEQIRTEELQKALSRMGPDFSARERKVVEALTKGMLNKILHTPVTQLRSPQPRPQRQEALRVVERVFQLESDSAAS from the coding sequence ATGCATATTGCCGTCGTCGGCCTCAGTCATCGCACGGCACCGGTTGAAGTCCGTGAAAAGCTCAGCATCCCTGAGCAATCCATGGAGACCTCTCTCCAGGCCCTCCGTGGCCATGAGCAGGTGCTAGAGGCTTCAATCCTCAGCACCTGTAATCGACTGGAGATCTACACGCTGGTGCGTCATCCCGATTTAGGGATTTCTGCCGTTCGTGATTTCCTCAGCGGTCACTCAGGTCTGGCAACAGATGATCTCTCGCCCCATCTGTTTGCTTTCCATCACCACGAGGCGGTTGATCACCTTCTGAAGGTTTCTGCCGGTCTCGACAGTCTTGTTCTTGGAGAGGGGCAAATCCTTTCCCAGGTCAAGAAGATGATGCGTATTGGGCAAGAGCACAAATCCATTGGTCCGATCCTCAACCGCTTGCTCACGCAGGCTGTGAGCACCGGCAAACGGGTGCGTTCGGAGACCAATCTGAGCACGGGTGCTGTTTCTGTCAGTTCAGCCGCAGTTGAATTGGCTCAATTGAAGCTGGGTCAGTCTCGCGGTCTCGATGAGCTGGTGTCACTGGAGTCTGAGCAGGTGGCGGTGGTTGGTGCCGGCAGGATGAGCCGATTGCTGCTTCAACATCTCCAGGCCAAAGGGTGTTCTGGCGTTGTGTTGCTGAATCGCACCCGTGAGCGGGCTCTCGGATTGGCTGCCGACTTCCCTGGACTTCCGGTGCAGTGCCGCACGCTTGAAGACCTCGATCATTGCCTGAGCACCTGCTCCTTGGTGTTCACGAGTACGGCCGCTGAAGATCCGATCATCGATGCAGCCCGTCTGAATCAACTCAATCGCCGTAGTTCTCTGCGTTTGATTGATATCGGTGTTCCGCGGAACATTGCTGCTGATGTGAAGGGGATATCCGGGGTTGAGGCCCATGATGTGGACGACCTTCAGGAAGTGGTCGCTCGCAATCAGGAAGCCCGCCAAAAGGTGGCACGCGAAGCGCAAGGGCTCCTCGACGAGGAGTCCAGACTGTTTCTGGAATGGTGGGACAGTCTTGAAGCGGTTCCGACCATCAACCGTCTACGGGCTTCTTTGGAGCAAATCCGCACAGAAGAGCTGCAGAAGGCGCTGAGCCGCATGGGCCCTGACTTTTCCGCTCGGGAACGCAAGGTCGTTGAAGCCCTCACCAAGGGCATGCTCAACAAAATCCTGCATACGCCAGTCACCCAGCTGCGGAGCCCCCAGCCCCGTCCGCAACGTCAAGAAGCACTCCGGGTCGTCGAGCGGGTGTTCCAGCTGGAAAGCGACTCCGCAGCCTCCTGA